The DNA window CCCATTGGCAGGTTTGATGTAAAGCTCTTCGTGGATATTTACAACGTGTTCAACATCAAGCGCTTCTCCGGTGTCTCGCACGTCGACGTGTTCGACTACAACTACTACATGCAGTCTCTCCACCTGCCGAAGGACATCGGCGATCCCCTGGGTTATTCGTACATCCCGGGCAATGACCGGCCGGGCGATTATCGCAAAGACGGGGTCGCGTTCCAGCCGATGGAAGCTGTGTCGGACATGAAAGACATCAGGAAGCTCGACCCGCATGTCATCTACTACGATCTGAGCAGGAAGAACTACTTCGAGTGCATCGGTGGGCAATGGGTGATGGTGCCTGAGCCGAAAATCAAGAAGTTGCTCGATGACAAGGCCTACATCGACATGCCGAACCAGGCGCACTTTACCTTCCTCAACCCGCGCAGCGTCTTCTTCGGCATCACCATTGACTTCAGGCTGTAGCGAGAGGAACCCGGACGATTGACTAAGCGGAAGGGCAGACCATGAGACGAATCGCACACTGGCTCGGGGTGGCGTTGCTGGTGCTCGTGCTGGTACCGGGCCCAGCGCGCGCCGACGAGACAAAGTGGATGGCGGTCGGCATGCTGCACGACTGGTTCTCCAGTGCTGGCTGCGAGATCGAAGTGGGCCGGCGCCACCTGGTCCCCGACCAGCAGGATGGCCTGCGCTGGCCTGCGCAGTTCCGCTACCAGGACTGCAAGGCAGCCAAGGCTCTGTGGATCGGGGCGACCAACTACCCGGATCCATTGGTGGGGGTGACGTTCAACTACAAAGTCGTCCACTGCGGCCCGCGGGTGCTCAACGAAGAGAGCGAGTTCATGCCCGTCACCTTCAAGATGTACGGGAAATTCGAGCGGCCCTTGGTCCTGGTGGACGGCATTCCCGGGGGAGCGATCGACTATCTCGATTTTGTCGATGAAGTAGACCCGAACCTGGTTGCCGATCGGGTGCTCTACAACGAGGTGAACACCGGCATCGGTATCACCGAGAAGCGCACCATCTACGCCTTCAGCCAGCAGCACCACAACAACTACTTCATCTACGACTATGTGTTCAAGAATACCGGCATTGTGGACACCAAGGGCACCAAGCACGATCTGACGCTGGAGGGCGTGGTGTTCTTTTTCCAGTACCGGTACGCGCCATGCCGCGAGGTAGGGCCGTACGGCTACTACTGGATGCCCCAATCCTCCTCCTGGGGGCACAACGCCATGAACGACAGCATGATGGTCTATGACCCCCAGACGGGCGAAGGCTATCTGTCGCTGTACACGTGGCACGGCATCCACTCCAAGGCGGGGTTCGACAACATTGGCGCGCCCGATATTCGGCCAAATGGGGACGGCCGTCTTGGGGCCGCCCAACATGTGGGCATCGTGGTGCTCCATGCGGACAAGTCGGCCACCGCCAAGTCGCATGACCCGGCGCAGCCCACCACCACGCAGTTCCTCGGCTCGGACGTGCCTATCACCTCTGGCAACGACGCATTCAACCCTGGTAAGATGGCCGAAGAGTACGCGGCGATGACCGCCGGTCACCCGGCGAAGATGCATGCCGACGCGGTAATGGAATCCGGCCAGGCTGCCGATATCTGGGGGTCGACGCCGGGTGGCTTCTCCCACTGCGCGGGATTCGGCCCCTACACCATGGCGCCCGGCGACAGCATCCACATCGTCATCGCCGAGGGCGTGGCAGGACTGAGCCGAGATAAGTGCATAGAGGTGGGGGCAAAATGGTTGGCTGGGGGCAGCGGCCCCTTCCCGCTCCCGGACGGCTCCACAACCAGCAATCGCGATGAGTACAAGGACAAGTGGGTGTTTACCGGTCGGGACTCTTTGTTTAAGACCTTCCAGCGGGCGATCATGACCTACAAGCTGAACTACAACATCCCGCACCCACCGCCGCCGCCAAAGATCTTCGAGGTGACCGGTGGCGGCGACCGTGTGATTCTGAAATGGTCCAACGAGCCGGAGTCGTGGCCGGGCTTCGCGGGGTATCGGCTGTACAGGACCATCCATGTGCCGGACACCACGTATCAGCTCATCTTTGCCTGCGGCCCGGGGACCGACCATCCGCAGATCGTGAATGAGTACAACGATGTTGGCGCCGTGCGTGGTTTCGACTACTACTACTACATCACCAGCGTGGATGACGGCTCGCGCAACGTGACCCCTGCCAACCCGCCTGGGCCGCTGGAGAGCAGCATGTTCTACACGGGCACCAACGAGCCAGTGCGCTTGAAGCGGCAGGCGGGCAAGAGCCTGGCGGACATTCGCGTGGTGCCCAATCCGTACAACATTCGCGCGCGCGACTTGCAATACGGCTACGGTGCGCCAGACCGCATTATGTTCCTGGACATTCCCCCGGTGTGCACCATCAAGATTTTCACAGAGCGGGGCGACCT is part of the candidate division KSB1 bacterium genome and encodes:
- a CDS encoding fibronectin is translated as MRRIAHWLGVALLVLVLVPGPARADETKWMAVGMLHDWFSSAGCEIEVGRRHLVPDQQDGLRWPAQFRYQDCKAAKALWIGATNYPDPLVGVTFNYKVVHCGPRVLNEESEFMPVTFKMYGKFERPLVLVDGIPGGAIDYLDFVDEVDPNLVADRVLYNEVNTGIGITEKRTIYAFSQQHHNNYFIYDYVFKNTGIVDTKGTKHDLTLEGVVFFFQYRYAPCREVGPYGYYWMPQSSSWGHNAMNDSMMVYDPQTGEGYLSLYTWHGIHSKAGFDNIGAPDIRPNGDGRLGAAQHVGIVVLHADKSATAKSHDPAQPTTTQFLGSDVPITSGNDAFNPGKMAEEYAAMTAGHPAKMHADAVMESGQAADIWGSTPGGFSHCAGFGPYTMAPGDSIHIVIAEGVAGLSRDKCIEVGAKWLAGGSGPFPLPDGSTTSNRDEYKDKWVFTGRDSLFKTFQRAIMTYKLNYNIPHPPPPPKIFEVTGGGDRVILKWSNEPESWPGFAGYRLYRTIHVPDTTYQLIFACGPGTDHPQIVNEYNDVGAVRGFDYYYYITSVDDGSRNVTPANPPGPLESSMFYTGTNEPVRLKRQAGKSLADIRVVPNPYNIRARDLQYGYGAPDRIMFLDIPPVCTIKIFTERGDLIETIEHTDGSGDAAWNSITSSRQVVVSGVYIAYFETPDGQSTYRKFIIIR